The Cryptococcus deuterogattii R265 chromosome 4, complete sequence genome segment AAACCGCTGGAGCTCTTTTACGCATATAACCGTCAGGCAAGAGTACGGGGGACCGAAAACCGTTCCAAATGCAGGGAGTGGCCCGTGCATCTGCTTCTGTTTGCTCTTTTATCATAGTTCTGTCAGCCATCCAGTCTCaatttctttccttttcgttTCGATTCACATGGCGTTCGGTCATTGTTTTGGAACATCAAAAGTTGTTTTGCAAAAGGTACAGCATATCTAAGTAACTACGACTAGGGAACATGCACAAAGTTGACCAATTTACAACTCCATTCAAACTACTTACTACTTCCTATGCTCTATTCTCGCGTCACCCTTCATCGTACACGTTACGGCAAATCTCCTACAACGACCAAAATGTATATGCCTCACATCTTACCACTTCCTAGAGTCATCCTTGTAACCGGCATAgaacttcttcaaatcctccacatcctccttaCTACCCAAGAAGACTGGGCATCGACCGTGAATAGAAGTGGGGACAATGTCGAGAATACGTTGAGAGCCAGTAGTGGCAACACCGCCAGCCTGCTCGGTGAGGAAAGACATAGGGAAGGCCTCGTAAAGCATCCTTAATTTAccatccttgctcttcttgtcatcaGGGTAGCCAAAGATACCGCCGTACAACAACGTTCGGTGAACATCGGCAACCATGGAACCGATGTACCTCGCGGAGTAAGGCTTGCCATTCTCAGGGTACTTGATGCTGTTGAGGTAGTCATTGGTAGGGGGGTGGAAGTGCAAAGAGTTTCCTTCGTTGAATGAGTAAATCTTGCCTCGAGAGGGGATTTTGATGGATGGGTGGGTAAGGATGAACTCTCCGAGCGACTTGCAAAAAGTGTCAGCAGTAATACCAATATGAATAATTATTGATCTACTGACCTCGTCGAGGGTGAAACCGTCAACACCGTTACCGGTGGACAAAACAAGGTTACAGGAAGAACCGTACATGGTGTAACCAGCAGCGACCATTTCCCTACCGGGACGAAGAACGTCCTTAACAGAGCCCTTAGAACCATCTTGCTGCAGTAGGTCTGAGCATTTCATTGTCTTataaaaaagaaagaactACGCACCACCTTGTAGACACCGAAAATGGTACCGACGTTAACACCAGCATCAATGTTACTAGAGCCGTCGAGAGGGTCAAAGACAACACAACTGAACAAAACGTCAATAAAGCTACTCAAAGCCTTGCGAAAAGGATTAGACGCACTAGGTACCCTTGTTTCCACCAACAATAATAGCTTCGTCAACCTCCTCACTGACCATGACTGAGCACTTTCCACTGGCGCTCAAAGCATTGACCATGATGTCATTTGAAAGCACATCAAGCTTTTTCTGGTCCTCGCCCTGAACGTTGGAGGCACCGGCAAGACCAACGAGGTTGATCAGACGAGCTTTTCGGACGTTGGAAGCGATGTATTTGGAAGTCACCTGTAGTACGTCAAGATAGACGAGGAGTCGTTAGCTCATATTCacgaggagaaggacctgcatgaaggagagataaAGTAGAAGCCTCAACGCACCTGGATAGCGATCAAAAGCATGGTGAGGTCGCCAGTAGCGCTCTCGCCCAAAGCATATTGTTGGGACAAGATATGCCTGGTAAGAGTGATCAAATCAGTCGCAGGGGGCTCGAGATCGGCACCGAGAGTAGCTTGTGGGGCGGCCATATTTGGTAGTGTTTACGGGTTTTAAGGTGGGTTGGTAAAAGGCAAAGCaattggaagatggaaagtaGTCCTCAAAAAGATGTTTACAATTCGATAGGATTCTTTTAAATCGATGGCCTCCTGACGGAAcggagatgggagatggCAAGAACGAAAGAGCCGATGAGCCAGCCGGGCCGAGACGTACCGGTACGTCATACTCCTGTCGGCATTATGCGGAGCTCCTTACACGTCACTCCACCTCCACACACGCGTCATTTTATATAGGCGACTTTTTACAGTGCAGACTAttatggaaaagaagcagctcAGATACACATGCATACACAATCTATATCACTTCCTACTCGTCCCCAAATGCAGAGGCATCTATCACATCGTCCACTCGTAGAATCATTCTGACTACTTGCGTCGCGAGCAAGAATTGCTGCCTCTTTGAGATTAGAGGATCGTAGACGTGTTGCTTCCTCATGTCTGAAAAAAATTCATGATGTCAGTTTGCTTTAATTccttttcattctttttATCCTCGTTCGCTTCAAAAGCCCCTTTTTCAACCGGGGGCTTTTAATGGGTGATAGTGATCCTCTAGCTGACTGGGATGACATCGCCAAATGACTGCCACCATCGCGCAGATGCCGTATGACATCTATGGTTCCCCGCTTTCTTCCATGCGGGGCAACATTTTATCAAAAAAAATCTGTTGTTTCACCTCATCCAAACCTTGGTGCCATCCACAAACAAAATCACAGCAAATGCCAGAAACGCAAAACTCACCATTTTCTCCCCTGCCTAAACAGTCGATACCCAACCTCGGGTTACCCTCTGTCACCTGTCTACTCTTTACGTCGGCCAAAGTGTCGATAGGGGACAAACCGGAGTTTTCTGCAAGCGCAAGAGGAATGGCATCGAGAGCGCTGGCGAATGCGCGCATAGCGTATTGCTCAATTGTGGGGATCTATCAAGGTCATATCAATATAAATTGTTACATAGAGGCGGATGAAAAATTTCTTACCTCATCAGCGCGCTTGGAGACGGCCACAGAAGCACAAATCTCGGCAGCTCCACCACCGTAGACCACCCGGTTATCTCTCACAAGGTTACGAACAACACAAATGGCATCGTGCAATGCTCGCTTAGCCTCGTCAATGATCTGTCCATTATAATTCAGCTTCAATATCGCGATTCCACATCTCATTGAAAAAGACGGACCATCTTATTACTACCCCTGACAAACACAGTCACCGCCCTTGAGTTTGCGCACTCCTCGATAACAAGCATCTTATCCCTTGTGGTACCAAAGGTGAGTTCTCGAACGATACCGGCATGACCGAGCTTGTCGGCAGTAAGATCTTCAAATCGGGGGACAATTCGACCGTTGGTGGCAATGGCGATAAGCTAGTATAAATCGTCAATTAAAATCTTGTTTGGAATCGTGGTATTTCGGCGAGCGGTGTCGATGTGACTTTTAGCTTACCTCGATTTCGGGACCACCGACCCATCGAACGGCAGGGAGCTCGTTTTGCATAAGCAAGTGGTTCGCCTCGTCATCGAAACCCCATTGACAGATAACCAAATTGGCGCCAGTGTCCTT includes the following:
- a CDS encoding fructose-1, giving the protein MAAPQATLGADLEPPATDLITLTRHILSQQYALGESATGDLTMLLIAIQVTSKYIASNVRKARLINLVGLAGASNVQGEDQKKLDVLSNDIMVNALSASGKCSVMVSEEVDEAIIVGGNKGTYCVVFDPLDGSSNIDAGVNVGTIFGVYKVQDGSKGSVKDVLRPGREMVAAGYTMYGSSCNLVLSTGNGVDGFTLDESLGEFILTHPSIKIPSRGKIYSFNEGNSLHFHPPTNDYLNSIKYPENGKPYSARYIGSMVADVHRTLLYGGIFGYPDDKKSKDGKLRMLYEAFPMSFLTEQAGGVATTGSQRILDIVPTSIHGRCPVFLGSKEDVEDLKKFYAGYKDDSRKW